Proteins found in one Brevibacillus brevis genomic segment:
- a CDS encoding heavy metal translocating P-type ATPase, translated as MAEERKKDECCSGPQCGSEHKHAGKILTVLEPAAAATESAGILSSQAVVYRVIGMDCSSCAKSLEKHMQTLPAVKEVNVNFSTGKMQLVADGLGEDAVVKEVAKAGYSAMLLTRRTAKAVPKTDQAGTVLTTISGVLLALGFLGSLSPSISPLVVTVLYALSIISGGYRPARSAFYAIKSGSLDMNVLMSVAAVGAALIGEWLEGATVVWLFSIGNLLQTKSIEKTRDSIRNLMDLAPPEAWVKVGESLTRKPVEDIAVGQVIVVKPGEKIPLDGVIVHGTSSVNQAPITGESIPVDKLVGDSVFAGSVNESGAVEIRVTKLVEDTAIARIIHLVEEAQEKKAPTQAFVDKFAAIYTPIVLVLALFVIVFPPLLGLGTWGEWFYRGLELLVVACPCALVISTPVAIVSAIGNAARNGVLIKGGTFLEKAGAITAIAFDKTGTLTEGKPQVAAVIEMEGSEDEVVSIARTIEERSSHPIAQAILTYAKQKQVASRSGQDFKAIVGKGASAAIGTETFYAGKPALFQELGIDLSSWQTKIESLQSEGHTLVVIGTATKLIGMIAVADTIREITVSAIGKLKAAGIEDIVMLTGDNTGTAKKVASQTGVNRYFAELLPQDKVEAVKRLQQEGKVVAMVGDGINDAPALASADLGIAMGGAGTDTAMETADIVLMADNLEKLPHTMKISRKALTIIKQNIWFSIIVKLVALVLIFPGYLTLWLAVLSDTGAALLVILNSMRLLRMKD; from the coding sequence ATGGCAGAAGAACGAAAAAAAGATGAGTGTTGCAGTGGGCCTCAATGCGGCAGTGAGCATAAGCATGCTGGTAAAATTCTCACGGTTCTCGAGCCTGCGGCTGCGGCAACAGAAAGCGCAGGCATTCTTTCTTCACAGGCTGTTGTTTATCGCGTTATAGGCATGGATTGCAGTTCGTGCGCCAAATCGCTGGAAAAGCATATGCAGACGTTGCCTGCTGTCAAAGAGGTAAACGTGAACTTTTCCACGGGTAAAATGCAGCTCGTCGCGGATGGGCTGGGAGAAGATGCAGTGGTCAAGGAAGTCGCCAAGGCTGGCTACAGCGCCATGCTGCTTACGAGGCGTACAGCCAAAGCAGTACCGAAAACGGATCAAGCAGGGACGGTTCTGACGACGATTTCCGGTGTGTTGTTGGCACTCGGTTTTCTAGGTTCCTTATCGCCTAGCATATCTCCATTGGTCGTCACTGTGCTCTATGCGTTGTCGATCATAAGTGGCGGCTACCGACCTGCGCGCAGTGCTTTTTACGCGATCAAAAGCGGTTCACTGGATATGAACGTATTGATGTCTGTTGCGGCAGTAGGAGCAGCCTTAATCGGTGAGTGGCTGGAGGGCGCAACAGTCGTCTGGCTCTTTTCCATTGGAAACTTGCTGCAGACCAAGTCGATTGAAAAAACGCGTGACTCTATACGCAATCTGATGGATTTGGCTCCGCCTGAAGCATGGGTCAAGGTTGGGGAGTCTCTTACCCGCAAGCCGGTTGAGGACATCGCTGTCGGTCAAGTCATCGTAGTGAAGCCTGGAGAGAAAATCCCGCTAGATGGTGTGATTGTACACGGGACATCGAGCGTCAATCAGGCCCCGATTACAGGTGAATCGATTCCAGTCGATAAGCTAGTCGGCGACAGTGTTTTTGCAGGGAGTGTCAACGAAAGTGGCGCGGTGGAGATCAGGGTAACCAAGCTGGTGGAGGATACGGCGATTGCCAGAATCATTCATCTCGTGGAGGAAGCGCAGGAGAAAAAAGCGCCTACTCAGGCGTTCGTCGACAAATTCGCTGCGATCTACACGCCAATCGTGCTCGTGCTTGCTTTGTTCGTAATCGTATTCCCGCCATTACTCGGACTCGGTACCTGGGGGGAATGGTTTTACAGAGGGCTTGAGCTGCTGGTTGTTGCTTGCCCGTGCGCTCTGGTCATTTCCACGCCAGTTGCGATTGTGTCCGCGATTGGAAATGCCGCGAGAAACGGCGTCCTGATCAAGGGCGGTACGTTTTTGGAAAAGGCGGGAGCGATTACCGCAATTGCTTTCGATAAAACGGGCACATTGACGGAAGGAAAACCACAGGTTGCAGCAGTTATCGAGATGGAGGGAAGCGAGGACGAAGTAGTGTCGATCGCCAGAACGATTGAAGAGCGTTCTTCCCATCCGATTGCGCAAGCGATTCTCACCTATGCCAAACAAAAGCAGGTTGCTTCCCGGAGTGGGCAAGATTTCAAGGCGATCGTCGGAAAAGGGGCAAGCGCTGCCATCGGAACCGAAACATTCTATGCAGGGAAGCCCGCCCTGTTTCAAGAGCTGGGAATCGATCTGTCGTCATGGCAAACGAAAATCGAGTCGTTGCAAAGTGAAGGACATACGCTAGTAGTTATCGGTACCGCAACGAAATTGATCGGGATGATTGCCGTTGCTGACACCATTCGTGAGATTACGGTTAGTGCCATTGGCAAGCTCAAGGCCGCGGGAATCGAAGACATCGTGATGCTGACCGGCGACAATACGGGTACGGCGAAAAAAGTAGCGAGTCAGACAGGCGTCAATCGTTATTTTGCAGAGCTGTTGCCACAAGATAAGGTAGAAGCGGTCAAACGACTCCAGCAAGAAGGCAAGGTCGTCGCCATGGTGGGGGACGGAATCAATGATGCACCTGCTCTCGCATCAGCTGACCTTGGGATTGCCATGGGTGGAGCAGGTACTGATACGGCAATGGAAACCGCGGATATCGTACTGATGGCTGACAATCTCGAAAAGCTGCCACACACGATGAAGATCAGCAGAAAAGCACTCACGATTATCAAGCAAAACATCTGGTTTTCGATCATCGTAAAGCTGGTTGCACTCGTGCTGATATTCCCAGGATATCTCACCTTGTGGCTGGCGGTGCTCAGTGACACGGGAGCCGCCTTGCTGGTCATCTTAAACAGCATGAGACTGTTGCGTATGAAGGACTAA
- a CDS encoding ABC transporter ATP-binding protein: MGKVLEVKDLHVSFDTYAGEVKAVRGVSFDLEKGETLAIVGESGSGKSVTSQALMRLIPSPPGRIPKGQVLFEGRDLVTLSEKEMQDVRGRDISMIFQDPMTSLNPTMTIGNQIMESFIKHQKLNRAEARTRAIELLEMVGIPFAKERVDQYPHQFSGGMRQRIVIAIALACNPKIIIADEPTTALDVSIQAQILELLKELQKKMGTSIIFITHDLGVVANMADRVAVMYAGKIVEIGKVDEIFYDPKHPYTWGLLGSMPSLDSSDDELMSIPGSPPDMFKPPVGDAFAARNPFALKVDLEYEPPMFKISDTHYAATWLLHEMAPDIKPPASAVRRKVNSDEPTETPASTKKTFNYENREKLVEVKDLKQHFDLGNGHTLKAVDGITFDIYKGEIFGLVGESGCGKSTTGRTILRLYDATGGEVLFNGQSVHGKKTLEEKKWLNRKIQMIFQDPYSSLNPRLTVSDIIAEGLDIHRLANKEARIAKVHELLETVGLNREHANRYPHEFSGGQRQRIGIARALAVDPEFIIADEPISALDVSIQAQVINLLKRLQKEKGLTYLFIAHDLSMVKYISDRIGVMYRGRIVELAESNCLYENPIHPYTKSLLSAIPLPDPDYERNRKRIVFDDQEYLRDQGEERVLREVERGHFVACTQKEFERYGGGVLV; this comes from the coding sequence ATGGGAAAAGTGTTAGAAGTAAAAGATTTGCATGTGTCATTCGATACGTATGCAGGTGAAGTCAAAGCAGTACGGGGCGTCTCCTTTGATCTGGAAAAAGGAGAAACACTGGCGATTGTTGGTGAATCTGGTTCCGGTAAATCCGTCACCTCCCAAGCACTTATGCGCCTCATTCCTTCTCCTCCTGGACGCATTCCAAAAGGACAAGTTCTTTTTGAAGGAAGAGATTTGGTTACGCTTTCCGAAAAAGAAATGCAGGATGTTCGCGGTCGCGATATCTCGATGATCTTCCAAGACCCGATGACTTCCTTGAATCCGACGATGACTATCGGGAACCAAATCATGGAGAGCTTCATCAAGCACCAAAAGCTGAACCGTGCAGAAGCGCGCACCCGTGCTATTGAGCTGTTGGAAATGGTAGGGATTCCATTTGCCAAAGAACGTGTCGATCAATACCCGCACCAGTTTTCCGGTGGGATGCGTCAACGGATTGTCATTGCCATCGCACTCGCCTGCAATCCAAAAATTATCATCGCCGATGAGCCGACAACTGCTCTGGACGTATCGATTCAGGCGCAGATTTTGGAGTTGCTGAAGGAACTGCAAAAGAAGATGGGTACCTCGATCATCTTTATTACCCACGACCTCGGTGTAGTTGCTAACATGGCAGACCGTGTAGCGGTTATGTATGCAGGTAAAATTGTGGAAATCGGTAAAGTCGATGAAATTTTCTACGATCCTAAGCACCCGTATACATGGGGTCTATTAGGCTCCATGCCTAGCCTCGATTCCAGCGATGACGAGCTGATGTCCATTCCTGGATCACCGCCCGACATGTTCAAGCCACCTGTAGGGGATGCTTTCGCGGCTCGTAACCCATTTGCGTTGAAGGTCGATCTGGAATATGAGCCACCGATGTTCAAAATCTCCGATACGCACTATGCGGCAACATGGCTCCTGCATGAAATGGCACCTGACATCAAACCGCCTGCTTCGGCTGTGAGACGAAAAGTCAATTCTGATGAGCCGACCGAGACTCCAGCAAGCACCAAAAAAACGTTCAACTACGAGAACCGAGAGAAGCTGGTTGAAGTCAAAGATTTGAAACAGCATTTTGACCTCGGGAATGGTCATACGCTGAAAGCTGTAGATGGTATCACCTTTGACATCTACAAAGGGGAAATCTTCGGTCTTGTGGGTGAATCCGGTTGCGGTAAGTCGACCACAGGACGAACCATCCTGCGCCTGTACGATGCAACTGGCGGAGAGGTCTTGTTCAATGGACAAAGTGTACACGGAAAGAAAACACTCGAAGAAAAGAAATGGCTCAACCGCAAAATCCAAATGATTTTCCAAGACCCGTACTCGTCGTTGAATCCACGTCTGACCGTATCCGATATTATTGCAGAAGGTCTGGACATTCATCGTCTGGCGAACAAGGAAGCTCGCATCGCCAAGGTACACGAGCTGTTGGAAACCGTCGGCCTCAACCGCGAGCACGCAAACCGTTACCCGCATGAGTTCAGCGGCGGACAGCGCCAACGGATCGGGATTGCACGGGCATTGGCTGTTGATCCGGAATTCATCATTGCCGATGAACCGATCTCTGCCCTCGACGTGTCCATTCAGGCACAAGTCATTAACCTGCTCAAGCGCCTGCAAAAAGAAAAAGGCCTGACCTATCTGTTCATCGCCCATGACCTGTCCATGGTTAAATACATCAGTGACCGCATCGGTGTTATGTACCGGGGACGTATTGTGGAGCTGGCAGAAAGTAATTGTCTGTACGAGAATCCGATTCATCCGTACACCAAATCGTTGCTCTCGGCAATTCCATTGCCAGACCCTGATTATGAGCGCAACCGTAAGCGGATCGTTTTCGATGATCAGGAATATTTGCGTGATCAAGGGGAAGAACGCGTCTTGCGTGAAGTTGAGCGCGGTCACTTTGTCGCTTGCACCCAGAAAGAATTCGAAAGATACGGCGGCGGTGTCTTGGTGTAA
- a CDS encoding polysaccharide deacetylase family protein, with product MNKLNEPKEIALTFDDGPDQMWTPRVLDILAHYQLKATFFCVGQMVKYNPKMLERIVKEGHMVGNHSWDHPDFTKIPLWAVHEQVERTSDQIERVVGVRPRTVRPPYGAVNEEVIQLLAASEYEIILWDIDSWDWKGLTGPQVARNILGHVTPGAVVLQHSAGGTKDTLKGSMDALPYVIEVLSEQKYTFSTISVMFQLAAYRERTDPVVKRRRDR from the coding sequence GTGAACAAGCTCAATGAGCCCAAGGAAATCGCACTCACTTTTGATGATGGACCGGATCAGATGTGGACGCCTCGTGTGTTAGACATATTAGCCCACTATCAGCTAAAGGCCACTTTCTTCTGTGTGGGACAAATGGTGAAGTACAATCCGAAAATGCTGGAGCGGATCGTAAAGGAAGGACACATGGTAGGAAACCATAGCTGGGATCACCCTGACTTTACGAAAATCCCCCTCTGGGCTGTTCATGAGCAGGTAGAACGTACCTCAGATCAGATCGAAAGGGTAGTGGGTGTGAGACCTCGGACGGTACGGCCGCCATATGGAGCAGTGAATGAGGAGGTCATCCAGCTGCTTGCGGCGAGCGAATACGAAATCATTTTGTGGGATATAGATAGTTGGGATTGGAAAGGTCTCACCGGCCCACAGGTCGCGAGGAACATCCTGGGACATGTCACCCCGGGCGCAGTCGTGCTTCAACATTCCGCTGGCGGTACAAAAGACACGCTCAAGGGGAGTATGGACGCCTTGCCCTATGTCATTGAGGTGTTAAGTGAGCAGAAATATACCTTCTCAACCATTTCCGTCATGTTTCAACTGGCAGCTTATCGAGAAAGAACCGACCCTGTCGTGAAAAGGAGAAGGGACAGATAG
- a CDS encoding helix-turn-helix transcriptional regulator: MSKSDNMLSILWLLKTGKRMTAKQLAEILEINIRTVYRYIDSLCASGVPIISDAGHNGGYSLLQHFNEAPLFFDLNEQKALIHAAAFAQEAGYPFGADLHRAISKLKRYTNEEQRDAIDRHSIGFEVIQPPVDPSLESTLQELELSVANGYTLSMVYQKAYQTTRQRRHIDPYGLVYWKGNWYIVAYCHLRSTIRSFRADRIHEIQRTEASFQRPPEFSARHFFLSNLLPEADKQGNTVLIKVKGRSQSLADLCRHWYLGHTVIERSEAQVIFQVDEQMAHSILPHYLLPYGKSIQVEEPAFVKERLAAIAADLFLFYQST; encoded by the coding sequence ATGTCCAAATCTGATAATATGCTCTCCATTTTGTGGCTGTTGAAGACCGGCAAGCGAATGACAGCCAAGCAATTGGCAGAGATTCTCGAGATCAATATTCGCACCGTTTATCGCTATATCGACTCACTGTGTGCGAGCGGTGTACCCATCATTTCGGATGCCGGACACAATGGTGGCTACAGTTTACTTCAGCATTTCAATGAAGCTCCGTTGTTTTTCGACCTCAACGAGCAAAAAGCCTTGATTCATGCAGCGGCTTTTGCCCAAGAGGCTGGTTATCCTTTCGGAGCAGATTTACACCGGGCCATTTCCAAGCTAAAACGTTACACAAATGAAGAGCAGCGTGACGCGATTGACCGACATAGTATCGGCTTCGAGGTGATTCAGCCTCCTGTTGATCCTTCTCTCGAATCTACCCTACAAGAACTGGAGCTGTCTGTTGCCAATGGATACACCCTTTCGATGGTGTATCAGAAAGCCTACCAGACAACGAGACAGAGGCGTCATATCGATCCATACGGGCTCGTTTATTGGAAGGGAAATTGGTATATCGTTGCCTATTGCCATCTCCGAAGTACCATTCGCAGCTTTCGTGCAGATCGTATTCATGAGATCCAACGGACAGAAGCTAGCTTTCAACGCCCTCCTGAATTTTCTGCGCGCCATTTTTTTCTCTCGAATTTACTGCCGGAAGCAGACAAGCAGGGCAACACCGTTTTGATCAAGGTCAAAGGAAGGTCACAGTCACTCGCTGATTTGTGCAGGCATTGGTATCTCGGACATACCGTGATTGAACGCAGCGAGGCACAGGTGATCTTTCAAGTAGATGAGCAAATGGCCCATTCGATCCTTCCTCATTATCTTTTGCCATATGGAAAATCCATTCAAGTTGAAGAACCAGCTTTTGTAAAAGAGCGATTGGCTGCCATCGCTGCCGATTTATTTCTTTTTTATCAGTCGACGTGA
- a CDS encoding DinB family protein — MKHEALRLYEYHVWANEKVFERLQEVPEEISEREVPSVFPTITQTLVHMLKTDYVWLLAMKGESYEEVGPKVGVLLQELKGKNVHELRKLFAESAQQFRDFFGQISMEDTAPYTHPALGTVHARYADIVQHVANHGTYHRGNISAMLRQMGHAGASSDYIFYLFETSAVEQ; from the coding sequence ATGAAGCATGAAGCATTGCGTTTGTACGAATATCATGTATGGGCAAACGAAAAAGTATTCGAGCGGCTGCAAGAGGTACCAGAAGAAATAAGTGAGCGGGAGGTTCCGAGTGTGTTTCCGACCATCACTCAGACGTTGGTACACATGCTCAAAACGGATTATGTTTGGCTGTTAGCCATGAAAGGAGAGAGCTACGAAGAGGTGGGACCAAAAGTTGGGGTTCTCTTGCAGGAATTAAAAGGGAAGAACGTACATGAGTTGCGAAAACTGTTTGCCGAATCAGCCCAGCAGTTCAGAGACTTCTTTGGGCAAATCTCGATGGAAGACACCGCGCCATATACGCACCCGGCATTAGGCACGGTTCATGCTCGTTATGCCGACATAGTCCAGCATGTCGCCAACCACGGCACCTATCATCGAGGCAATATCTCCGCCATGCTCAGACAAATGGGTCACGCGGGAGCTTCCTCCGATTACATTTTTTATTTATTTGAGACTTCCGCGGTAGAACAATAG
- a CDS encoding ATP-binding protein, producing MKRYVLPFVSSLVAITFVTGCTSASDQLTIKDPAPPATENTGKSPADATKGEKPADDLLKQFTVLASQAKEANELTAFLDQYLAKTDTKTADQLFFELDQYYEKHLPTINDNFKALLAQPGKADKLYALQYPYDFNKLEGDDSFKQWLLSQTKGGLVLKATKDMSFYWQVDYQALQKYAASLGEEGKDYLSIQETETGKPYLGDGGLQITRAELGPRMVEVEEYLVNYRSSPRAVKLRTLYIDYLKTYLSDYRYDAIDEATMKLLPAVKEEYQNFAKKYEATKTGQIVKDYLSEVAKNKDVVFEPGKPNESIVGELKPNLSQFLNGLEVRIARTMNP from the coding sequence ATGAAACGATATGTTCTCCCTTTTGTCTCTAGCCTCGTCGCGATTACTTTTGTGACAGGGTGCACCTCTGCCTCTGATCAACTGACAATAAAAGACCCTGCTCCACCTGCAACGGAAAACACAGGGAAGTCTCCTGCTGATGCAACAAAAGGCGAAAAGCCAGCGGATGATTTGCTCAAGCAGTTCACCGTACTTGCTTCGCAAGCCAAGGAAGCGAATGAGCTAACTGCCTTTTTAGACCAGTATCTGGCGAAAACGGACACGAAAACTGCCGATCAATTATTTTTTGAACTTGATCAGTACTATGAAAAACATCTGCCTACGATAAACGATAACTTCAAGGCACTCCTCGCCCAGCCGGGAAAAGCGGATAAGCTGTATGCCTTGCAGTACCCTTACGATTTCAACAAGCTAGAAGGCGATGACAGCTTCAAGCAATGGCTCCTCAGTCAAACTAAGGGCGGACTCGTCTTAAAGGCGACGAAAGACATGTCTTTTTATTGGCAAGTGGATTACCAAGCACTGCAAAAATATGCCGCTTCACTCGGTGAAGAAGGAAAGGACTACTTATCCATTCAAGAAACAGAAACGGGTAAACCGTATTTAGGTGACGGCGGGTTGCAAATCACCCGGGCCGAGCTCGGACCTAGAATGGTTGAAGTCGAAGAGTATTTGGTCAACTACCGCAGTAGCCCACGTGCAGTGAAGCTCCGTACGCTCTATATCGACTATCTCAAAACATATTTGTCTGATTACCGTTACGATGCCATTGACGAAGCAACCATGAAGCTACTCCCGGCCGTCAAGGAAGAGTATCAGAACTTTGCCAAGAAATATGAGGCTACGAAAACAGGACAGATCGTCAAGGATTACTTGAGCGAGGTCGCTAAAAACAAGGACGTGGTCTTTGAACCCGGCAAGCCTAATGAAAGTATCGTCGGAGAACTAAAGCCGAACCTTAGTCAGTTCTTGAATGGGCTCGAGGTGCGGATTGCTCGGACGATGAATCCTTAA
- a CDS encoding AraC family transcriptional regulator has translation MNETQALVQQFTENTMAEAIFKLRDITWLKAQGHDRLRQQFTHSHILLVVTGGRGRLRLENEEYQLRQDAIYVCPPMLTFGIVPDSADHLEMYMLRFDVFMETRDRHRRFQALREKDLFPFRGEISVQSAGQLPVYCDLIQNLWKQETALERFRGQHTFQELWYHIVKHAHFSATDSGMALERARAHMEEHYSENVTIEQLARIADVSPKYFVDLFKKTYGISAMDYLAELRISRAKQMMVQSHAKLRDIAHQVGYNDEFYFSRKFKKAVGVSPTLYMKSRQRKIAAYGSTIIGHLLALKMIPYAAPLHPKWTAYYHHSYRNDIPVHLSAFRINQNWKANIEMLRDAKPDVIIGLDETSLQEQKQLNEIAPTLYVPFEERGWKEQLQLMADFLGESMEAHHWLCEYEKKVKRARVQLQHALGDEMVLIVRILKNQLYVHCNRSMNEVFYQDLQVKPAFVSKLNEYDQLVTVQELVALAPDRLLLLVCQEAETLACFQALKESGPWQEIKAVRNNRAHVIMSDPWREYSATAHERIVEESVRLFSGDRPC, from the coding sequence ATGAACGAAACACAAGCCTTGGTTCAACAATTCACAGAGAATACCATGGCAGAAGCCATTTTTAAGCTGCGTGACATTACATGGCTCAAAGCACAGGGACATGACCGACTACGCCAACAATTCACTCATTCGCATATTTTGCTGGTAGTAACCGGGGGGCGAGGGCGCCTGCGGCTGGAGAACGAGGAGTACCAATTGCGGCAGGACGCAATTTACGTATGCCCTCCTATGCTTACGTTTGGCATCGTCCCTGATTCGGCTGATCATTTGGAGATGTACATGCTTCGTTTTGATGTTTTTATGGAAACGCGAGACAGGCATCGGCGATTCCAAGCCCTTCGGGAAAAGGATTTGTTTCCTTTTCGGGGAGAGATCTCTGTCCAATCGGCAGGGCAACTGCCTGTTTATTGTGATTTGATCCAGAATCTATGGAAGCAGGAGACGGCGCTCGAGCGATTCCGAGGCCAACACACTTTTCAAGAGCTATGGTACCACATCGTCAAGCATGCTCACTTTTCGGCCACCGATTCTGGAATGGCGCTGGAGCGAGCACGCGCACATATGGAAGAGCATTACTCGGAAAATGTGACGATTGAACAGCTGGCTCGCATTGCAGATGTGAGTCCAAAATATTTCGTCGATCTGTTCAAAAAAACGTATGGCATCTCCGCTATGGATTATTTGGCAGAGCTTCGCATCAGCCGGGCGAAGCAGATGATGGTTCAGTCGCATGCCAAGCTGCGCGATATCGCTCATCAAGTGGGCTACAACGACGAGTTTTACTTTAGTCGAAAATTCAAGAAAGCTGTCGGAGTTTCACCGACTCTCTATATGAAAAGCCGCCAACGAAAAATTGCGGCGTACGGCTCGACCATCATCGGGCATTTGCTGGCTTTAAAAATGATCCCTTACGCGGCGCCACTGCACCCGAAATGGACGGCTTACTATCATCACAGCTATCGAAACGATATCCCGGTACATTTGAGTGCGTTTCGAATCAATCAGAATTGGAAAGCCAACATCGAAATGCTTCGCGATGCCAAGCCGGACGTCATCATTGGCTTGGACGAGACGAGTTTGCAGGAACAGAAGCAACTGAACGAGATTGCGCCCACGTTGTACGTACCCTTTGAAGAGCGGGGATGGAAAGAACAACTTCAGCTTATGGCAGACTTCTTGGGTGAGTCCATGGAAGCCCATCATTGGCTTTGCGAGTATGAGAAAAAGGTGAAGCGAGCCAGGGTACAGCTTCAACACGCTCTAGGCGATGAAATGGTGCTCATCGTGCGGATTTTGAAAAACCAGCTCTATGTCCACTGCAATCGCAGTATGAATGAAGTGTTTTATCAGGATCTGCAAGTCAAACCCGCTTTTGTTTCGAAGCTGAATGAATACGACCAGCTTGTGACTGTACAAGAATTGGTTGCACTCGCGCCAGATCGCTTGCTGCTGTTGGTTTGCCAAGAGGCTGAAACGTTGGCATGCTTCCAGGCCTTGAAAGAATCGGGACCATGGCAAGAGATCAAAGCAGTCCGCAACAATCGGGCGCATGTCATTATGTCAGACCCTTGGCGAGAATACTCGGCAACGGCTCATGAACGGATCGTGGAAGAGAGTGTGCGATTATTTTCAGGAGATCGTCCATGTTGA
- a CDS encoding iron-hydroxamate ABC transporter substrate-binding protein — MKKIYLGLSIAALTLALTACGGGKEATNNTTTPAPATTATAEKPADEANKAETRTIKYLDKEYTVPSKTERIVIAGSMESMEDSLVLNVNPVGAISVGGKFPEMFTSITGEAKSIGEKTQPNLETILSLKPDVILGSSKFPPETVEKMNKIAPTFPVSHISTNWEANLQLLGELTGKQAEAEKALNEYKAGIESAKAKLGDGMKDKKVLVIRLRQGNINIYPEKVFFNPALYTDLGLTAPEEVKAAKAQEIISMEKFSQINPDYLFIQFSPDENKDKPNALEDLQNNPIWKSVNAVKNGNVYVNVVDPLAQGGTAWSKTQFLKAAVEKLSAK; from the coding sequence ATGAAAAAGATATACCTGGGCTTGAGCATTGCAGCGCTGACATTGGCTCTGACAGCATGCGGCGGAGGAAAAGAAGCAACGAATAACACGACTACTCCAGCACCTGCGACAACAGCTACAGCAGAAAAGCCGGCCGATGAAGCTAATAAAGCAGAGACACGCACGATCAAATATTTGGATAAAGAATATACCGTTCCTAGCAAAACAGAGCGAATCGTCATTGCAGGCAGCATGGAGTCCATGGAAGATTCCCTTGTATTGAACGTAAACCCGGTAGGAGCGATTTCTGTCGGCGGCAAATTCCCGGAGATGTTTACATCGATTACGGGCGAAGCCAAATCCATCGGGGAGAAAACACAACCGAATCTGGAAACGATTTTGTCCTTGAAGCCGGACGTCATCCTCGGTAGCAGCAAGTTCCCACCAGAAACAGTCGAGAAAATGAACAAGATTGCGCCTACTTTCCCTGTTTCCCACATTTCGACCAACTGGGAAGCAAACCTGCAATTGTTGGGTGAACTGACTGGCAAGCAAGCCGAAGCAGAGAAAGCGCTCAATGAATATAAAGCAGGAATTGAATCGGCAAAAGCAAAGTTGGGCGACGGCATGAAGGATAAAAAAGTGTTGGTGATTCGTCTGCGCCAAGGAAACATCAACATCTATCCAGAGAAGGTGTTCTTCAACCCGGCTCTGTACACAGACCTTGGTTTGACTGCACCTGAAGAAGTAAAAGCGGCGAAGGCACAAGAAATTATCTCCATGGAAAAGTTCAGCCAAATCAACCCGGACTACCTATTCATTCAATTCTCTCCAGACGAGAATAAAGACAAGCCAAACGCATTGGAAGATTTGCAGAACAACCCGATTTGGAAGAGCGTGAATGCAGTGAAAAACGGCAATGTTTACGTAAACGTGGTGGATCCTCTCGCACAAGGCGGTACTGCCTGGAGCAAAACACAATTCCTGAAGGCGGCTGTAGAAAAATTGTCTGCCAAGTAA